In a single window of the Nicotiana tomentosiformis chromosome 8, ASM39032v3, whole genome shotgun sequence genome:
- the LOC104108311 gene encoding nudix hydrolase 2-like: protein MEKLMFQNGVKKDQLLSAVNDDHGGVIVELKEPMDTTVFQNMLKASLSKWSLQEKKGVWIKVPIELVNLVETAVKEGFWYHHAEPHYLMLVYWIPETENTIPANASHRVGIGAIVLNEKRELLVVQENSGKLKGTAVWKIPTGIVEEGEDIFEGAIREVKEETGIDTEFLEVLAFRQTHKALFGKSDLFFICMMHPLSFDIQKQDLEIEAAQWMPFEEYAAQPFVQKHGIFKYTKDLCLAKAESGYPGFTPVPITSFFDGSTSFLYFNKDGLDQESSAIHL, encoded by the exons ATGGAGAAACTCATGTTTCAAAATGGTGTCAAGAAGGATCAGTTGCTTTCTGCGGTAAATGATGACCATGGTGGAGTTATAGTGGAATTGAAGGAGCCTATGGACACCACTGTCTTCCAAAACATGCTTAAAGCTTCATTATCCAAGTGGAGTTTGCAG GAAAAGAAGGGTGTTTGGATTAAAGTGCCAATTGAACTTGTAAATTTGGTTGAAACTGCAGTTAAG GAAGGGTTTTGGTACCACCATGCCGAACCACATTACCTGATGCTTGTGTATTGGATTCCTGAAACTGAGAATACCATCCCAGCAAATGCCTCACACCGCGTGGGTATTGGTGCTATAGTCTTAAATGAGAAAAGAGAG TTGCTTGTTGTCCAAGAAAATAGCGGCAAATTAAAGGGAACTGCAGTATGGAAGATCCCTACTGGCATTGTTGAGGAG GGTGAGGATATATTTGAAGGTGCAATAAGGGAAGTAAAGGAAGAAACAGGA ATTGATACTGAATTTCTTGAAGTGCTTGCATTCAG GCAAACACACAAGGCGTTGTTTGGCAAGTCAGACTTATTCTTCATTTGCATGATGCACCCTTTATCATTTGACATTCAAAAGCAAGATTTAGAAATTGAGGCAGCACAG TGGATGCCGTTTGAAGAGTATGCAGCTCAACCTTTTGTTCAGAAACATGGCATTTTCAAGTACACCAAAGATTTATGCTTGGCAAAGGCAGAAAGTGGTTACCCTGGGTTTACTCCTGTGCCGATAACATCATTTTTTGATGGTAGTACGAGTTTCCTGTATTTCAACAAGGATGGTCTGGACCAGGAAAGCTCTGCAATTCATCTCTGA
- the LOC104108310 gene encoding fasciclin-like arabinogalactan protein 1, whose translation MQLRSAAAVVAVVLSVALLLLPNATEAHNITKILAKYPQFSTFNHYLTETHLAAEINNRETITVCAVDNAGMAELLSKHLSIYTIKNVISLHVLLDYFGAKKLHQITNGTALAATMFQATGSAPGSTGFVNITDLKGGKVGFGPAENHGNLPATFVKAVEEIPYNISVIQISTMLPSAAAEAPTPEPSQMNITSLMSAHGCKVFAETLLSSPAEKTFDDNVDGGLTVFCPGDDAMKNFAPKFKKLTAEGKQSLLEYHGVPVYQSMDSLKSNNGVMNTLATDGSKKYDFVVQNDGNVVTLKTKIVTAKITGTLIDEQPLAIFTINKVLMPKELFKTAPADTPAPAPAPEADAPSPKGSKKKKHKASPAADTPADSPADGPSDDVADSTADDNGAFSYSVVGPVVAGVLSMWFFFVLL comes from the coding sequence ATGCAGCTCCGGTCAGCCGCCGCCGTGGTTGCGGTGGTTCTTTCGGTAGCTCTTTTGCTTTTACCTAATGCAACTGAAGCTCACAACATCACAAAGATTCTAGCAAAATACCCACAATTCTCAACTTTCAACCATTACTTAACCGAAACCCATCTCGCCGCCGAGATTAACAACCGTGAAACCATCACCGTCTGCGCCGTCGATAACGCCGGCATGGCGGAGCTACTCTCGAAACACCTCTCAATCTACACCATAAAAAACGTTATTTCACTTCACGTCCTTTTAGATTACTTCGGTGCTAAGAAACTCCACCAAATAACCAACGGTACTGCTTTAGCCGCCACTATGTTTCAAGCCACCGGTTCAGCTCCCGGTTCGACCGGGTTCGTCAATATAACTGATCTCAAAGGCGGTAAAGTCGGGTTCGGCCCGGCTGAAAACCACGGTAATCTTCCGGCGACATTCGTCAAAGCCGTTGAAGAAATACCGTATAATATATCCGTTATTCAGATCAGTACAATGTTGCCGTCGGCTGCAGCGGAAGCTCCAACACCGGAACCGAGTCAAATGAATATTACTTCATTAATGTCGGCTCATGGCTGTAAAGTATTTGCTGAAACTTTATTGTCTTCACCAGCTGAGAAGACATTTGACGACAATGTTGACGGCGGATTAACGGTATTTTGCCCTGGAGATGACGCGATGAAGAATTTTGCTCCGAAATTTAAGAAACTGACGGCGGAAGGGAAGCAGTCTTTGCTTGAGTATCACGGAGTGCCGGTTTATCAATCTATGGACAGCTTGAAATCCAACAATGGCGTGATGAACACGTTAGCTACTGACGGATCTAAGAAATACGATTTCGTTGTGCAAAATGACGGTAACGTTGTGACTTTGAAGACGAAGATTGTGACGGCCAAGATTACCGGAACTCTCATTGATGAACAGCCGTTGGCTATTTTTACTATTAATAAGGTTTTGATGCCGAAAGAATTATTTAAGACTGCACCTGCTGATACCCCGGCGCCGGCACCGGCACCGGAAGCTGATGCACCGTCGCCTAAAGGATctaagaagaagaaacataaggCGTCGCCGGCGGCTGATACTCCGGCGGATTCACCGGCGGATGGTCCTAGTGACGACGTTGCGGATTCGACGGCGGATGATAACGGCGCGTTTAGTTACAGTGTCGTTGGACCGGTGGTTGCCGGCGTTTTGAGtatgtggtttttctttgtattGTTGTAA